One genomic region from uncultured Subdoligranulum sp. encodes:
- a CDS encoding nucleotide exchange factor GrpE — protein MSHETENEKNTATQPEQAAEAPETEAKEKTAEAEPKAEKAEKKEKHHHAEAVLQAKLEASEKKNAELKDQLLRTAAEYDNYRKRSQREADQKFNDGISHAVTQILGILDTLDMAANAACSDENYKKGVMMTLDKAAKALENLHITEIEALSKPFDPNFMNAVQQVPPAEGQESGTVVQVFQKGYKIGDKIIRHATVVVAE, from the coding sequence ATGAGCCACGAGACAGAAAACGAAAAGAACACGGCGACACAGCCTGAGCAGGCTGCCGAGGCCCCCGAGACCGAAGCCAAGGAGAAGACCGCCGAGGCGGAACCCAAGGCAGAGAAGGCCGAAAAGAAAGAAAAGCATCACCACGCGGAAGCGGTGCTGCAGGCAAAACTGGAAGCCAGCGAGAAGAAGAACGCCGAGCTGAAGGATCAGCTGCTGCGCACCGCGGCCGAGTATGATAACTACCGCAAGCGCTCCCAGCGCGAGGCGGACCAGAAATTCAATGACGGCATTTCCCACGCCGTCACCCAGATCCTGGGCATTCTCGATACGCTGGATATGGCCGCCAATGCCGCCTGCAGCGACGAGAATTACAAGAAGGGCGTCATGATGACGCTGGACAAAGCCGCGAAGGCGCTGGAAAATCTCCACATCACTGAGATCGAGGCCCTTTCCAAGCCCTTTGACCCCAACTTCATGAACGCCGTGCAGCAGGTCCCGCCCGCCGAAGGGCAGGAGAGCGGCACCGTCGTGCAGGTCTTCCAGAAGGGCTATAAGATCGGCGACAAGATCATCCGCCATGCAACGGTGGTCGTCGCGGAATAA